Proteins found in one Geomonas subterranea genomic segment:
- a CDS encoding L,D-transpeptidase — protein sequence MKALLHTVFILVLLAVTSLPCSAADKIRSLCEIHYPTDYLYEWDCVKVTSKDTPYKIFGKQWQDGLRFNRMDRRHFIAGMSVKVPRHMEDIKEFNPMPPLYYDAEKEPQLILIDQNEMFLGAYEFGVLVFSAPVAVGVEEFRLKNGTYRVDTVDPRHESSLYPVEGTDRPYPMHYGLRFHVDKRDDGWTSYWIHGRDLPGYPASHGCIGLTDEEMQLAYYGEPAKPVLMDARTLYRWAVGFRDTGTLQKLRGPAVIIMGEPQVPPDQLKPAAEVTVAPPAVANPPLPGAPRP from the coding sequence GCTGCACACTGTGTTCATCCTGGTTCTCCTTGCTGTCACCAGCCTTCCTTGTTCTGCAGCCGACAAAATACGATCCTTATGTGAAATCCACTATCCCACCGATTACCTCTATGAGTGGGACTGTGTCAAAGTCACCAGCAAAGACACACCCTATAAGATATTCGGCAAGCAGTGGCAGGACGGCCTGCGTTTCAACCGCATGGACCGCCGTCACTTCATAGCCGGAATGTCGGTGAAGGTTCCCAGGCACATGGAGGACATCAAGGAGTTCAACCCCATGCCCCCCCTCTACTACGACGCGGAGAAGGAGCCGCAGCTGATCCTCATCGACCAGAACGAGATGTTCCTCGGCGCGTATGAATTCGGCGTCCTGGTCTTTTCCGCTCCGGTCGCGGTGGGGGTGGAGGAATTCCGCCTCAAAAACGGCACCTACCGGGTCGATACCGTCGACCCGCGGCACGAGTCCAGCCTCTACCCGGTGGAGGGGACCGACCGGCCGTACCCGATGCACTACGGTCTGCGCTTCCACGTGGACAAAAGGGATGACGGCTGGACCTCCTACTGGATCCACGGCCGCGACCTCCCCGGGTATCCCGCCTCCCACGGCTGTATCGGGCTCACCGACGAGGAAATGCAACTGGCCTACTACGGCGAGCCCGCCAAGCCCGTGCTCATGGACGCGAGGACGCTCTACCGCTGGGCGGTCGGTTTCCGCGATACCGGCACCTTGCAGAAGCTGCGCGGGCCGGCGGTCATCATCATGGGCGAGCCGCAGGTGCCGCCCGATCAGCTGAAGCCGGCTGCGGAGGTCACCGTCGCACCCCCGGCCGTCGCCAATCCGCCCCTGCCGGGGGCACCGCGGCCGTAG
- a CDS encoding DUF3553 domain-containing protein, translating into MIVKRGSVVSHAMAQQWGIGKVVEVNDIRATIRFSDGMVRKIISSHFGDLHPADPAGYHPPVKAPPKGRGKAPRPKTARPKKGAAGATAQ; encoded by the coding sequence ATGATCGTCAAACGCGGCAGCGTGGTGAGTCACGCAATGGCGCAGCAATGGGGTATCGGCAAGGTGGTCGAGGTGAATGACATCAGGGCCACCATCCGTTTCAGCGATGGCATGGTCAGGAAGATCATCTCCTCCCACTTCGGCGACCTCCACCCCGCGGACCCCGCCGGTTATCACCCTCCGGTGAAGGCGCCGCCGAAGGGGCGTGGGAAGGCTCCTCGTCCCAAAACGGCCCGTCCCAAGAAAGGGGCAGCCGGGGCGACCGCGCAGTAG
- a CDS encoding Rossmann-like and DUF2520 domain-containing protein yields MKTFSIIGCGAVGKTVGRLLHRSGTIELRDVLTRSIASAQAAAGFIGAGRPLAGFGELQRADLYLVASSDDAIAACVEGLVGRAGLLDRNTTVCHFSGALGSEVLSPAAALGAQVASVHPVKSFADPAVCVGDFAGTWCGIEGDPQARELLGELFGAIGGKIFTLDPRFKTLYHTGSVLVCNYLTALMEAGLRAYQKGGVPRETALQVMEPLVRGTVDNVFRVGTAQALTGPIARGDAGVVARQLEALDDFDEELARIYRALGGVALKLSRERGQAQEPGLAAIERLLTPGTPGAP; encoded by the coding sequence ATGAAAACCTTCAGCATTATTGGGTGTGGCGCCGTAGGGAAGACCGTGGGGCGCCTGCTGCACCGCTCGGGCACCATCGAGCTCAGGGACGTATTGACCCGCTCGATCGCCAGCGCGCAGGCCGCGGCCGGCTTCATCGGGGCGGGGCGCCCCCTCGCCGGTTTCGGGGAGCTCCAGCGCGCCGACCTCTACCTGGTGGCCAGTTCCGATGACGCCATCGCCGCCTGCGTGGAGGGGCTGGTTGGCCGCGCCGGCCTCCTGGACCGGAACACGACGGTGTGCCACTTCAGCGGGGCTTTGGGGAGCGAGGTGCTCTCTCCCGCCGCGGCCCTGGGGGCGCAGGTGGCAAGCGTCCATCCCGTTAAAAGCTTCGCCGACCCCGCCGTGTGCGTAGGCGATTTCGCGGGGACCTGGTGCGGCATCGAGGGAGACCCGCAGGCGCGGGAACTCCTGGGAGAACTGTTCGGCGCCATCGGCGGGAAGATCTTCACCCTGGATCCCCGCTTCAAGACCCTGTATCACACCGGTTCCGTGCTGGTCTGCAATTACCTCACCGCGCTGATGGAGGCGGGGCTCAGGGCCTACCAAAAGGGGGGGGTGCCCCGGGAGACCGCGCTGCAGGTCATGGAGCCGCTGGTGCGCGGCACGGTCGACAACGTCTTTCGCGTCGGGACCGCCCAGGCCCTGACCGGCCCCATCGCCCGCGGCGACGCCGGGGTGGTGGCCCGTCAACTGGAGGCGCTGGACGACTTCGATGAAGAACTGGCGCGCATCTACCGGGCCCTGGGCGGAGTGGCGCTCAAACTGTCCCGCGAGCGGGGGCAGGCGCAGGAGCCGGGGCTCGCGGCGATCGAACGCCTTTTGACACCAGGAACCCCGGGAGCGCCGTAA